In Fibrobacter sp. UBA4297, a genomic segment contains:
- the rsmH gene encoding 16S rRNA (cytosine(1402)-N(4))-methyltransferase RsmH — translation MADKNLRKSVHVNEISEAAVAGVQGREFYHDPVMLQECLEGLNIKADGTYADCTLGGGGHSYAIAQKLNENGVLHAFDRDDEAVQFATKRLAGVLPKFIVHPVPFAELGNEIEPNSLDGILYDLGISSHQVDDSSRGFTFVGDNPLDLRMDRRENVSAQEWLRNVSEDDFAAALRKNADMDRAFKLATRIKEKVKEITAEGRDVLPSDIKAVVEAVFPDKRRDANSLLARVFQAVRMEVNGELKQIEDSLRAAVDCLKVGGRLVVMSYHSVEDRCVKETAAEFEKACICPENLPVCMCGGNHQRLKKVNRKPILPSAEEINRNSRARSAKLRVYERV, via the coding sequence ATGGCAGATAAGAACCTCCGCAAGTCAGTACATGTAAATGAAATTTCCGAAGCCGCGGTCGCAGGGGTTCAAGGGAGAGAATTCTATCACGATCCGGTAATGCTCCAGGAATGCCTTGAAGGTTTGAACATCAAGGCCGATGGAACGTATGCGGACTGCACCCTCGGTGGTGGCGGCCATTCTTACGCCATTGCCCAGAAACTCAATGAAAACGGCGTGCTCCATGCTTTTGATCGCGATGACGAAGCGGTCCAGTTTGCGACGAAGCGCCTTGCTGGTGTTCTCCCCAAGTTTATAGTCCATCCAGTTCCGTTTGCTGAACTTGGTAACGAGATTGAACCGAATTCACTCGACGGTATCCTTTACGACCTCGGCATCAGCAGCCACCAGGTAGATGACTCTAGCCGTGGCTTTACGTTTGTAGGCGATAATCCGCTCGACCTCCGCATGGACCGCCGCGAAAACGTGTCTGCTCAGGAATGGCTCCGCAACGTAAGCGAAGACGATTTTGCCGCGGCGCTGCGCAAGAATGCCGATATGGATCGTGCGTTCAAGCTCGCTACGCGTATCAAGGAAAAGGTTAAAGAAATTACTGCCGAAGGTCGCGACGTGCTCCCGAGCGATATCAAGGCCGTTGTCGAAGCTGTGTTCCCGGACAAGCGCCGTGACGCCAATAGTTTGCTCGCCCGCGTGTTCCAGGCTGTACGCATGGAAGTGAACGGCGAACTCAAGCAGATTGAAGATAGTCTCCGCGCTGCTGTTGATTGCCTTAAGGTGGGTGGTCGCCTCGTGGTGATGAGCTACCATTCCGTGGAAGACCGCTGCGTCAAGGAAACGGCGGCAGAATTTGAAAAAGCATGCATTTGCCCGGAAAACTTGCCGGTTTGCATGTGCGGTGGCAACCACCAGCGCTTAAAGAAAGTGAACCGTAAGCCGATTTTGCCCTCGGCCGAAGAAATCAACAGGAACAGCCGGGCTCGTTCTGCAAAATTAAGGGTCTATGAAAGAGTATGA